One region of Jonesiaceae bacterium BS-20 genomic DNA includes:
- a CDS encoding GNAT family N-acetyltransferase, with protein sequence MSTYFISTTLPSSTKDLLSLYESVGWTQLAADPEGLVTALNNSTFIACAWSSRGTLIGLARVLSDEATVCYLQEILVHPDYQRTGVGRALFAKVAQQFDHVPQIVAVADASPGHHAFFRALGLSSGADLAAGPKTVFTYLG encoded by the coding sequence GTGAGCACCTACTTCATTTCTACAACGCTACCCTCTTCAACCAAGGATTTATTGTCGCTCTACGAGTCCGTGGGGTGGACGCAACTAGCCGCAGACCCCGAGGGCCTAGTGACCGCACTGAATAACTCCACCTTCATTGCATGTGCGTGGTCATCAAGGGGAACGCTGATTGGACTGGCCCGGGTGTTATCTGACGAGGCCACCGTTTGCTACCTGCAGGAAATCTTGGTGCACCCGGATTATCAGCGCACCGGGGTGGGACGCGCACTGTTTGCTAAGGTCGCCCAGCAGTTTGACCACGTGCCACAGATCGTTGCAGTTGCCGATGCCAGCCCGGGTCACCACGCCTTCTTCCGTGCGCTTGGGCTTAGTTCCGGGGCCGACCTCGCAGCCGGCCCAAAGACCGTCTTTACCTACTTAGGCTAG
- a CDS encoding ATP-binding cassette domain-containing protein: protein MSQENLVDAPSQTLLHLERVTRTFGSGNKTNRALDGVNLTVTQGRSLGIVGESGAGKTTILKLLMGLDSPTTGDVLFRGQRLDRRDRAQMREFRSKVQIVFQDPRSSLNPRMTVGQIIGEPLRSLKIAGDHDARVAEVLAWVGLSEQDRHKFPAQFSGGQRQRIAIARALAPSPHVLVADEPVSALDVSVRGQIMDLLARLKAELGLTLVMVSHDMAIVGQLCEETLVLKEGRVAEAGSTTQVFTNPQSEYTRQLLNAVPRLAT from the coding sequence TTGAGCCAAGAGAACCTCGTGGATGCCCCGAGCCAAACGCTGCTGCACCTCGAGCGGGTCACGCGTACATTTGGCAGCGGCAACAAGACCAACCGTGCCCTAGACGGGGTAAACCTGACCGTCACACAGGGACGCAGCTTGGGGATAGTGGGGGAGTCCGGGGCGGGGAAAACTACCATTTTGAAGCTTCTCATGGGGCTTGATTCTCCTACCACCGGGGATGTGCTGTTCCGGGGCCAACGTCTGGACCGCCGTGACCGTGCCCAAATGCGTGAGTTCCGGTCCAAGGTGCAGATTGTGTTTCAAGACCCAAGGTCATCGCTCAATCCGCGGATGACCGTTGGGCAAATTATTGGTGAGCCGCTGCGTTCCCTCAAGATCGCTGGGGATCACGATGCCCGGGTAGCTGAGGTCCTTGCATGGGTGGGGTTGAGCGAGCAAGACCGGCATAAGTTCCCCGCACAATTCTCCGGTGGTCAGCGCCAGCGCATTGCCATTGCTCGGGCGCTTGCGCCATCGCCGCACGTACTGGTTGCGGATGAGCCAGTCAGCGCCCTCGATGTCTCGGTGCGCGGCCAGATCATGGATCTGTTGGCGCGGTTAAAGGCGGAGTTGGGGTTGACCCTCGTTATGGTCAGTCATGACATGGCTATTGTGGGCCAGCTCTGTGAGGAAACCCTGGTCTTAAAGGAAGGGCGGGTTGCAGAGGCCGGCTCAACTACTCAGGTGTTTACCAACCCGCAATCCGAGTACACCAGGCAACTGCTTAATGCGGTGCCCCGGTTAGCGACCTAG
- a CDS encoding DUF501 domain-containing protein — translation MPRGVVGIAARCVCGKPTVVKTAPRLEDGTPFPTTFYLTHPKAVAAASTLEANGVMKEMSARLLEDEDLAAKYRLAHEDYLAQRALLGDVPEIAGISAGGMPTRVKCLHVLIGHALAAGPGVQPLGDEALEMIKDSWSPARCSC, via the coding sequence ATGCCTCGTGGAGTCGTTGGTATTGCCGCGCGTTGCGTCTGCGGTAAGCCAACGGTAGTCAAGACGGCACCGCGGCTTGAAGACGGAACTCCGTTCCCAACCACGTTCTACTTGACACACCCTAAGGCTGTTGCTGCGGCATCGACCTTGGAGGCAAACGGTGTCATGAAGGAAATGTCCGCACGCTTGCTTGAAGATGAAGACCTTGCTGCAAAGTACCGCCTGGCGCATGAGGACTACCTTGCCCAGCGCGCGTTGCTTGGCGATGTCCCTGAGATTGCTGGTATCTCCGCTGGTGGTATGCCCACACGCGTTAAGTGCCTGCACGTGCTCATCGGCCATGCTCTGGCCGCTGGACCCGGCGTCCAACCGCTCGGTGACGAGGCACTTGAGATGATTAAGGACTCGTGGAGCCCAGCGCGCTGCAGCTGTTAG
- the eno gene encoding phosphopyruvate hydratase, protein MAMIESVRALEILDSRGNPTLEVEVVLEDGAIGHAGVPSGASTGAFEAVELRDGDKSRYLGKGVEKAVAAVNDVFEDALIGYDAADQREIDAKLIELDGTANKGTYGANAILGVSLAVAHAAAESAGLPLYRYVGGPNAHVLPVPMLNILNGGSHADSNVDIQEFMIAPIGASTFKEALRWGAEVYHALKAVLQEKGLATGLGDEGGFAPNLPTNRAALDLILEAITKAGFKPGEEVALALDVAATEFFDEEKGVYNWEGGQKTGDEMIEFYAGLVADYPLVSIEDPLSEDEWASWAKLVETVGDKVQIVGDDLFVTNPERLARGIEEKSANSLLVKLNQIGTLTETLDAVTMAQRAGYTAMTSHRSGETEDTTIADLAVATNAGQIKTGAPARGERVNKYNQLLRIEAQLGEHAVYAGKSAFPRFNA, encoded by the coding sequence GTGGCAATGATCGAATCCGTACGCGCGCTTGAAATCCTTGACTCCCGCGGAAACCCAACCCTTGAGGTTGAGGTTGTCCTTGAAGATGGTGCTATCGGCCACGCCGGTGTTCCATCAGGTGCATCAACCGGTGCTTTCGAAGCAGTTGAGCTGCGCGACGGCGACAAGTCCCGCTACCTCGGCAAGGGTGTAGAAAAGGCTGTTGCCGCAGTAAACGACGTATTTGAAGATGCCCTCATTGGCTACGACGCTGCTGACCAGCGTGAGATCGACGCCAAGCTGATCGAGCTTGACGGAACCGCAAACAAGGGCACCTACGGCGCCAACGCAATCTTGGGTGTTTCCCTTGCTGTTGCGCACGCTGCCGCTGAGTCCGCTGGCCTGCCACTGTACCGCTACGTTGGTGGCCCAAACGCACACGTTCTGCCAGTTCCAATGCTGAACATCCTCAACGGTGGATCACACGCTGACTCAAACGTTGACATTCAGGAATTCATGATCGCACCAATCGGTGCATCAACGTTCAAGGAAGCCCTGCGTTGGGGTGCTGAGGTTTACCACGCACTCAAGGCTGTTCTGCAGGAGAAGGGCCTGGCAACCGGTCTTGGTGACGAGGGTGGATTCGCTCCAAACCTGCCAACCAACCGTGCTGCACTTGACCTGATCCTCGAGGCAATCACCAAGGCTGGCTTCAAGCCAGGCGAGGAAGTTGCTCTTGCTCTTGACGTTGCTGCAACCGAGTTCTTCGATGAAGAAAAGGGTGTGTACAACTGGGAGGGTGGCCAGAAGACCGGCGACGAGATGATCGAGTTCTACGCCGGCCTCGTTGCTGACTACCCACTGGTTTCCATTGAGGACCCACTGTCAGAAGACGAGTGGGCTTCATGGGCCAAGCTCGTTGAGACCGTTGGTGACAAGGTTCAGATCGTTGGAGACGACCTGTTCGTAACCAACCCTGAGCGTCTTGCCCGCGGAATCGAAGAGAAGTCAGCTAACTCCCTGCTGGTTAAGCTGAACCAGATTGGTACCCTGACCGAGACCCTGGACGCCGTAACTATGGCCCAGCGTGCCGGTTACACCGCCATGACCTCACACCGTTCCGGTGAAACCGAGGACACCACCATTGCTGACCTAGCCGTTGCAACCAACGCTGGCCAGATCAAGACCGGTGCTCCTGCCCGTGGCGAGCGTGTCAACAAGTACAACCAGCTGCTTCGCATTGAAGCTCAGCTCGGTGAGCACGCTGTATACGCAGGAAAGTCCGCTTTCCCACGTTTCAACGCGTGA
- a CDS encoding DUF3039 domain-containing protein, with protein sequence MFLNRRVTLRCICEDLTTDWASTSAQRSYLDLREAVSERDKKAVAKLLTLVPSTSLIDHPLIKSFHSAFAETGTEVKRESISGFTEPHWWKQKSGRWRGAATDSRMITTLRKVFENSLIRSKAQKQDSIFQGTVDVWLCAGGLRADGEERDFYQVFPSIELSCLPTGEDFFLQKTEQDLARLQAWREQLMLALYVCFLEAYDTDPTATNKPIVFHVPQVAPTSSPDAIVHLEFEVIRVSDDQQQLEELLIKVQTENYSDLHRVATNTFRALFQNKEDEWDVSSSPFQKLEIWSVLIQPELVARARDIVQAGSIPVDLRSAKLIQGLRAHYTHKNEIVAASITGNPIRALCGAWFVPTRDPNKVSGCPQCQSIFNQHD encoded by the coding sequence ATGTTTCTCAACCGCCGCGTAACGCTTCGATGCATCTGTGAGGACCTCACCACTGACTGGGCAAGCACTAGTGCCCAGCGTAGCTATCTAGATCTCCGTGAGGCAGTATCAGAACGCGATAAGAAAGCAGTTGCAAAACTGCTCACACTGGTCCCCTCTACTTCACTAATTGATCATCCCCTCATCAAGAGTTTCCATTCCGCATTTGCCGAAACTGGCACAGAAGTGAAACGTGAGAGCATCTCAGGATTCACTGAGCCACATTGGTGGAAACAGAAATCGGGTCGATGGCGAGGAGCTGCTACAGACTCGAGGATGATCACAACATTGCGCAAGGTTTTTGAGAATTCCCTCATCAGATCAAAGGCACAGAAACAAGACTCAATATTTCAGGGCACCGTGGACGTTTGGCTCTGCGCAGGAGGACTCCGCGCAGACGGGGAAGAGCGTGACTTCTACCAGGTCTTCCCCTCGATTGAACTTTCTTGCCTGCCTACGGGGGAGGACTTTTTCCTTCAGAAGACTGAACAAGATCTGGCAAGACTGCAGGCCTGGCGCGAACAACTTATGTTGGCGTTGTACGTCTGCTTCTTAGAGGCCTATGATACCGACCCCACTGCGACTAATAAGCCAATAGTTTTCCACGTCCCACAGGTTGCACCAACCTCAAGCCCGGACGCAATCGTCCATCTTGAGTTTGAAGTTATTCGAGTCAGTGATGATCAACAGCAACTAGAAGAGCTCTTAATCAAAGTTCAGACAGAAAATTATTCAGACCTTCATAGGGTTGCCACTAATACTTTCCGCGCACTGTTTCAGAACAAAGAAGACGAGTGGGATGTCTCAAGCAGCCCTTTCCAGAAGTTAGAAATTTGGTCAGTATTAATCCAACCAGAACTAGTCGCACGAGCAAGAGACATAGTGCAAGCCGGCTCCATTCCAGTAGATCTTCGCTCTGCGAAATTAATCCAAGGCCTGCGTGCTCATTACACCCACAAAAATGAAATTGTCGCAGCGAGCATCACCGGAAACCCTATTCGAGCACTATGCGGCGCCTGGTTTGTGCCAACACGAGACCCAAACAAAGTTTCTGGGTGCCCACAGTGTCAAAGTATTTTCAACCAACACGATTAG
- a CDS encoding septum formation initiator family protein → MPVMIWCVTAKIRRGNKSPLQSLRNNVGMPKSRPSAPRPSGGGSARSKSHPAGRTPRPSSGQNPVAKSPNAGKPGGANRPTHPGPKPAAQGKRPSDTHVSSYSVGSPLNRQVGFFQSSGARLVGLGLVLAICVLMVLPVARNYFNQRANLSELEQDLAAREEINADLENQLDRWKDDKFVIAQARERLTFVFPGERPYRVMDSEDFVPPEETKTGPQIKPEVKEPWFTTLWSSVEQAGNVGSPDSNTKEDPDAGDKDSQTEPATKIE, encoded by the coding sequence ATGCCTGTGATGATTTGGTGCGTCACCGCCAAGATTCGGCGTGGCAACAAGTCCCCATTGCAGTCGCTGCGCAACAATGTTGGTATGCCTAAGTCACGTCCCTCCGCACCGCGTCCATCCGGCGGTGGCTCGGCGCGCAGTAAATCGCACCCGGCGGGACGCACTCCTCGGCCGAGTTCCGGCCAAAACCCGGTAGCAAAATCCCCGAATGCGGGTAAACCAGGCGGAGCAAATAGGCCTACCCATCCTGGACCCAAGCCAGCTGCGCAGGGAAAGCGCCCCTCGGATACCCACGTATCCTCATACTCCGTGGGCTCACCATTAAACCGTCAAGTGGGTTTTTTCCAGTCCTCTGGGGCCAGACTTGTGGGTTTAGGGTTGGTCTTGGCCATTTGTGTGCTGATGGTGCTACCGGTTGCGCGTAACTACTTTAATCAGCGCGCTAATTTATCCGAGCTGGAACAAGACTTGGCCGCACGTGAAGAGATTAACGCGGATCTAGAAAACCAGTTGGACCGCTGGAAAGATGACAAATTTGTCATTGCTCAGGCTCGCGAACGTCTCACGTTCGTATTTCCTGGGGAACGGCCCTATCGCGTGATGGATTCGGAGGATTTTGTTCCTCCCGAGGAGACTAAGACCGGCCCGCAAATCAAACCCGAGGTTAAAGAACCCTGGTTTACAACGCTGTGGTCCTCGGTTGAACAGGCTGGCAATGTTGGATCGCCAGACTCGAACACCAAAGAAGATCCAGATGCTGGGGACAAAGACTCCCAAACGGAACCGGCCACCAAAATCGAGTAG
- a CDS encoding ABC transporter permease — protein sequence MSDQMIVDTSSAGVHSDGPGGSAKARRWPPSLIAGAIMVAVTAIVGLVASVWVPYPPGSVGDGGRLDGPTSQFWIGTDRLGRDLFSQLMGGANSALIVAVSAVLIAGILGVTVGILAAATTRWVDVVLLNLIDLLIAFPTLLLAMLIVTVRGASLSSAVMAIGIAGSAVIARVTRVNTSRVLREDYVTAATASGTGWFGVIGRHVLPNIYPTLLVQLMLLAGAAILAEASLSYLGLGSPPPAASWGRMLKEAEKTISGQPWGAIMPGIAIAWTVLGLNLLGDGIRERTDPSLRGDR from the coding sequence ATGAGCGACCAAATGATCGTTGATACGTCCTCGGCGGGCGTGCACTCGGACGGCCCCGGTGGGTCAGCGAAGGCACGGCGTTGGCCACCTTCGCTGATTGCCGGTGCCATCATGGTTGCGGTGACCGCAATTGTTGGCCTCGTCGCATCCGTTTGGGTTCCGTACCCGCCCGGATCCGTTGGTGACGGCGGGCGATTAGACGGGCCCACGAGCCAGTTTTGGATTGGCACCGACCGCCTTGGCCGGGACCTATTCTCCCAACTCATGGGTGGGGCAAATAGCGCACTCATTGTTGCAGTTTCTGCGGTGCTGATCGCCGGAATCCTTGGGGTGACCGTGGGTATCTTGGCCGCGGCAACTACCCGATGGGTTGATGTTGTGCTGCTGAACCTCATTGACCTGCTCATCGCGTTTCCGACGTTGCTGCTGGCCATGCTCATAGTGACCGTGCGTGGCGCGAGCCTCAGCTCAGCCGTCATGGCCATTGGAATTGCGGGCTCGGCGGTGATCGCCCGCGTGACCAGGGTCAACACGTCGAGGGTGCTGCGCGAGGATTATGTCACCGCGGCTACCGCAAGCGGAACCGGTTGGTTTGGCGTTATTGGCCGGCACGTTCTGCCCAACATTTACCCCACGCTTCTAGTCCAGCTGATGCTACTAGCTGGGGCCGCTATCCTGGCAGAAGCCTCCCTGTCCTACCTTGGTTTGGGGTCACCACCACCGGCCGCCTCCTGGGGGCGCATGCTTAAGGAGGCCGAGAAGACCATCTCTGGCCAGCCATGGGGTGCGATCATGCCGGGAATCGCGATCGCTTGGACAGTGCTGGGTCTCAACCTCTTGGGTGATGGAATCCGGGAACGTACGGACCCGAGTTTACGGGGAGACCGATGA
- a CDS encoding ABC transporter ATP-binding protein: MTLGIENLTVTTSGGKVLLDNCSWSVQTGERLGVIGESGSGKSLTAQVILGLLPSGMTATGSVQLNGQELLGAKEKELRKVRGAKIAMIFQEPLTALDPLMKVGRQITGPLQLHRGLSKSAAKQRAVELCNKVALRDTERILNSFPWQLSGGQRQRVSIAMALACSPEVLIADEPTTALDVTVQAEILALLNELIEQTGTTLVFVSHDLPVVASVVQGLVVMQHGKVVEATTVSRALTGPNEPYTQHLLDSARKVTALPAGTVTGLPLLDSEPAQRLEEEN; the protein is encoded by the coding sequence ATGACGTTAGGCATCGAGAACCTCACCGTAACCACCTCAGGCGGTAAGGTCCTGCTGGACAACTGCTCATGGTCGGTCCAAACAGGGGAGCGCTTGGGCGTCATTGGGGAATCCGGATCCGGAAAGTCCCTGACCGCACAGGTTATCCTGGGGCTGCTCCCAAGCGGCATGACCGCAACCGGTTCTGTGCAACTTAATGGCCAAGAGTTGCTGGGGGCAAAGGAAAAAGAACTGCGCAAGGTGCGCGGCGCCAAAATAGCCATGATCTTCCAAGAGCCACTGACCGCTCTTGACCCGCTCATGAAGGTGGGGCGCCAGATTACCGGTCCGCTGCAATTGCACCGGGGGCTCAGCAAATCGGCTGCCAAACAACGGGCCGTTGAACTGTGCAACAAGGTGGCCCTGCGGGACACCGAACGAATCCTGAACTCGTTCCCGTGGCAACTCTCGGGTGGACAGCGCCAGCGCGTCTCAATTGCGATGGCACTAGCCTGCAGCCCCGAGGTCCTCATCGCCGATGAGCCCACAACGGCCCTAGACGTCACCGTGCAAGCGGAGATCCTAGCGCTGTTGAATGAGCTGATTGAGCAGACCGGAACCACCCTCGTATTTGTATCGCATGACTTGCCCGTGGTGGCGAGCGTGGTTCAAGGGCTCGTTGTCATGCAACACGGCAAGGTGGTCGAGGCTACGACGGTTTCCCGGGCCCTCACCGGCCCCAACGAGCCGTATACCCAGCACTTGCTGGACTCGGCTCGCAAGGTGACGGCGCTGCCGGCCGGAACCGTCACCGGTTTGCCCCTGCTGGACAGTGAACCCGCGCAACGTTTGGAAGAAGAAAATTGA
- a CDS encoding ABC transporter substrate-binding protein, with product MKNRLTLTAMTLAAALLLAACGGGGNSPGTDANESGGTTGATETTEEIIIGSTNEPTSLQRNVGGSSGVSETTSRNVYEGLTSINNDGQVENTLAKELAVSDDGLTYTYTLQDGVKFHDGTALTSKDVAWSINEAVSPESKSARASDLRVITEVATPDDATVVLTLSHKSQSLPFFLASVTVVKDGDKENTKDNGTGPYRLVEWVQGDHLTIERNDDYWGEPAKNPGVTFQFYADETAMNNALATNALDLVIQQDSPDQLTQFEGNPEFVVSEGNSIKKFVWTFNNKVAPFDDVRVRQGLYTAINRDALLKAVWGDYGTVIGSMPPVSEPWYDATFAQIHAYDPEKAKGLLADAGVTDLSFDIKYVVTDTNEIIVQQLKSDLAAIGVTLNLVAIDDSTWYEDVYTNKDYETTLMDHNNPRDVLWYANPEFYWQYDNAQVQQLAVEAEESDTFDGQVEKIHALSQIIANEAPSAWLFLAPQIRIARAEISGFPADKNAEPFYVADIVRSN from the coding sequence ATGAAGAACCGGCTAACGCTGACTGCCATGACCCTCGCCGCCGCATTATTGCTGGCCGCGTGCGGTGGTGGCGGTAACTCGCCTGGCACCGATGCCAACGAGTCAGGTGGTACAACGGGTGCCACCGAAACCACCGAAGAAATCATCATTGGCTCAACCAACGAGCCAACGTCCTTGCAGCGCAACGTGGGTGGGTCTTCAGGAGTTTCTGAGACTACGTCTCGCAACGTGTACGAGGGCCTGACCTCGATTAATAACGATGGGCAGGTGGAGAACACTCTGGCCAAGGAACTAGCCGTTTCTGACGACGGGTTGACGTACACCTACACGCTTCAAGACGGCGTGAAATTCCACGATGGTACCGCGTTGACCTCTAAGGATGTCGCTTGGTCTATCAATGAGGCCGTCTCCCCGGAGTCAAAGTCCGCTCGTGCATCTGATCTGCGCGTGATCACCGAGGTTGCCACCCCGGATGACGCTACGGTCGTGCTGACGCTCAGCCACAAGAGCCAATCTTTGCCGTTCTTCTTGGCCTCGGTCACCGTGGTTAAGGACGGCGACAAGGAAAACACCAAGGACAATGGCACCGGCCCATACCGCCTAGTTGAATGGGTTCAGGGTGACCACCTGACCATCGAGCGCAATGATGATTACTGGGGTGAGCCAGCCAAGAACCCGGGCGTTACCTTCCAGTTCTACGCCGATGAGACCGCCATGAACAATGCTCTGGCAACGAATGCTCTTGACCTCGTGATCCAGCAGGACAGCCCCGACCAGCTGACCCAGTTTGAGGGCAACCCTGAGTTCGTGGTTTCTGAGGGTAACTCAATCAAGAAGTTTGTTTGGACGTTTAATAACAAGGTTGCCCCGTTCGACGATGTTCGCGTCCGCCAGGGCCTATACACCGCGATCAACCGCGACGCGCTACTCAAGGCAGTTTGGGGTGACTACGGCACGGTCATTGGTTCCATGCCACCGGTTTCCGAGCCGTGGTATGACGCCACGTTCGCCCAGATCCATGCGTACGACCCTGAAAAGGCAAAAGGCCTTCTTGCCGATGCCGGTGTCACAGATTTGTCCTTCGACATTAAGTACGTTGTCACTGACACCAACGAGATTATTGTTCAGCAGCTCAAGTCTGACTTGGCCGCAATCGGGGTCACCTTGAACCTAGTAGCAATCGACGATTCCACTTGGTACGAGGACGTCTACACCAACAAGGATTATGAGACCACGCTCATGGACCACAACAACCCGCGTGATGTTCTGTGGTACGCCAACCCGGAGTTCTACTGGCAGTATGACAACGCTCAGGTGCAGCAGCTAGCGGTTGAAGCCGAGGAATCTGACACGTTTGACGGCCAGGTTGAAAAGATCCACGCGCTGTCCCAGATCATCGCTAACGAGGCACCATCCGCATGGCTGTTCTTGGCACCGCAGATCCGTATTGCACGCGCTGAGATTTCCGGTTTCCCTGCAGACAAGAACGCCGAGCCGTTCTATGTTGCAGACATTGTGCGCAGCAACTAA
- a CDS encoding ABC transporter permease yields MARFITVRVASLLASLFIASVLIFVVLRMLPGDSAGATLGVGTTADQLAQLRKELGTDQPLLDQYTAWIASLFNGTTSSFVSKLPVTDLVVAKLGVTVPLSIGAFVLSVLISVPLGVIAAVQRNSVIGVGVSAISQLGLAVPIFWVGVILIWLFALGAGVLPAGGFPRKGWEDPGAALTSLILPVITVAIAMSSVMVRYVRSATLDVLDADYIRTARSLGYSRWGALARHGLRNGAVPVVAILGIELATSLLGAVVVENVFALPGLGSLLLTSVTARDFPVVQNLVLLLTAVVLITNFLVDLMQRAIDPRLRLGSATGVGVA; encoded by the coding sequence ATGGCAAGATTTATCACCGTGCGAGTTGCGTCCTTGCTGGCGTCGCTGTTTATAGCCAGCGTGCTGATCTTTGTGGTGCTGCGTATGTTGCCGGGTGACAGCGCCGGGGCAACACTTGGCGTTGGTACCACCGCCGATCAACTTGCGCAGCTGCGCAAGGAACTTGGCACGGATCAGCCCCTGCTTGACCAGTACACGGCCTGGATTGCGAGCCTGTTCAACGGCACAACGTCCTCGTTTGTTTCTAAGCTTCCCGTCACGGATCTGGTGGTTGCCAAGCTAGGCGTTACGGTTCCGCTTTCGATCGGTGCGTTTGTGCTTTCGGTTCTGATCTCGGTCCCTCTTGGTGTGATTGCGGCCGTGCAACGCAACTCAGTCATTGGCGTTGGGGTCTCGGCTATTAGCCAACTTGGTTTGGCGGTGCCCATTTTTTGGGTGGGTGTGATCCTGATATGGCTGTTCGCGCTCGGCGCCGGGGTCCTGCCCGCTGGCGGGTTTCCGCGTAAAGGCTGGGAAGACCCAGGGGCTGCACTCACCTCGTTGATCTTGCCGGTCATTACGGTCGCTATCGCGATGTCCTCGGTTATGGTGCGGTATGTTCGCTCGGCTACGTTAGACGTTCTCGATGCCGACTACATTCGCACTGCCCGCTCACTTGGGTACTCCCGCTGGGGCGCACTGGCCCGCCACGGCCTACGCAACGGCGCGGTCCCGGTCGTGGCGATTCTTGGCATTGAATTGGCCACTTCGTTGCTTGGCGCTGTTGTGGTGGAAAACGTCTTCGCACTTCCGGGCTTGGGATCGTTGCTGCTGACCTCGGTGACAGCACGAGACTTCCCGGTGGTCCAAAACCTTGTGCTGCTGCTGACCGCGGTGGTACTGATTACAAACTTCCTTGTGGACCTGATGCAACGCGCGATTGACCCGCGGCTGCGTCTTGGTTCTGCAACCGGGGTAGGTGTGGCATGA
- a CDS encoding MazG family protein has product MSSVSTQVNDSVDPLTDVIAVMDQLRSPGGCPWDIEQTHESLVKYLLEESHEFAHAVETADRPEMKEELGDVLLQVLFHARIAQEHPTDPFDIADVAGALAAKLRFRHPHVFADVTVADTAEVSRNWDALKAQEKQRESILDGIPRGQGALARTQKVLGRISKNERLANKVEVLQENIDNSNDAEKIGFELLQLVHRAQAAGVDAEGALRQTLSGLENSVVRAEHDQQ; this is encoded by the coding sequence ATGAGCTCGGTTAGTACACAAGTAAATGATTCAGTAGATCCTTTGACGGACGTAATCGCGGTCATGGACCAGCTGCGGTCCCCGGGCGGTTGCCCGTGGGACATTGAGCAAACCCATGAATCGCTGGTTAAGTACCTGCTGGAGGAGTCGCACGAGTTTGCCCACGCGGTTGAGACCGCGGACCGCCCAGAAATGAAAGAAGAACTGGGCGACGTCTTGTTGCAGGTCCTTTTTCACGCCCGCATAGCGCAAGAACACCCGACGGACCCGTTTGATATTGCCGATGTCGCAGGTGCGCTCGCAGCCAAGTTACGGTTCCGGCACCCGCATGTTTTTGCCGATGTCACGGTGGCAGATACGGCGGAAGTCTCGAGGAACTGGGACGCGCTCAAAGCACAGGAAAAACAGCGTGAATCGATTCTGGATGGAATCCCACGGGGCCAAGGCGCATTGGCGCGCACGCAGAAGGTACTTGGACGTATCTCTAAGAATGAGCGGTTAGCAAACAAGGTGGAAGTTCTTCAGGAAAACATAGACAATAGTAACGACGCGGAAAAAATCGGATTTGAACTCCTGCAACTAGTCCACCGGGCTCAGGCCGCGGGAGTTGATGCCGAAGGAGCGCTGCGCCAGACCCTTTCCGGTTTGGAAAACAGCGTGGTTCGCGCCGAACATGACCAACAGTAA